Proteins found in one Zea mays cultivar B73 chromosome 1, Zm-B73-REFERENCE-NAM-5.0, whole genome shotgun sequence genomic segment:
- the LOC100384354 gene encoding uncharacterized protein isoform X6 — MASGAARKRRRKSSPPAAAAAARDGRKLLVGEVVEVLSCDQGLRGSWHKAIVIGILENARAVRYTDFIDENGSPLVENVQVSDAIDGKSSMPEELIRGNIRPMCPHQALQVSHASYGLCVDALIESSYWEGVIADHAEGSMERKVLFPDEGDECIIEVDQLRLTQDWDEATGEWKPRGIWSFLQILLSHEERDGLPVSIRQIWFDLRSKPSFKTDAKMWMCGTEDFWERSLADVIAELWSLCDKPTLDGYQVEAVQKDTVETTVLDRLDPFQALSEYISCYRNNRKNALIKKEWAKQHLKSSGWTFLDDRPKNKFYISPDGKRFPSFLGACQACLAAKEANGYQYDHTENLHLDSMSLVHKNACYNQTHMDLALVKNKSNDKWITSPSRSWELVQLDAEFSPQIVSLLASYQDGTTVLQRTIDRTLSVKLKKHLLALGWSIKFKKDEIQENGHHKHTTRYRYESPYGKTYVSIIQVICSLIVGGVKQDDRPSYRTAAKGAHLTVSTGLARLNKRKRRDKTDALEKYIDYMKTDKQNSRRRKLLRSNAQKFLKSAGWNFWLKKKSRNKLELRYGAPHGKSYSSLVAACKGYLENGYQEDSDADIKIANHGSADGSMRPSKLIALSGGLKDSSKIQGMPVVDRCSNMFTLSAHHGKCRKRKPSSVSLNSARVLCSHGQIFPCRHHVKTVLSLLVEKNIVVPRDKVTYKRSDGPGIKEGSISRDGIKCMCCNELFTVENFEVHAGSSTPLPSAHMFLKDGRSLSQCLVEFMGGNKPRDPLHVRLKGSSSDLESDSICSVCHDGGDLLLCDNCPSSYHYDCVGLEAIPEGSWYCPSCRCGICNLSDYDPDISQFTEKTIVYCDQCEREYHVGCTRNSDHQLICRPEGCWFCSRGCSNVFQHLQEVIGKQVPTPIEGLSCTILKFCRANGSDHGDYDDEIMAEHYGKLCIAVDILHECFVTIIEPRTQSDISEDIVFNRESELRRLNFRGFYIILLQKGGELVSVGTFRICGQKFAELPLIGTRSLYRRQGMCRLLINELEKLLLDLGVERLLLPAVPELLQTWTCSFGFTVMSNSERLELAGNSILSFQGTTMCQKILNVAHNISQDRSIPSMSNSERMGLAENMVVKKAFIPLTVEPDHHVDLIVEPELVMKIENNSSEEGISSIDPLTSMPDPQVGLAVGPEMVPVSRENKDKEGICFIDAPTCPPDPQVDLTTGIHEQSFVRSVQRELHFEYNT; from the exons ATGGCGAGCGGGGCGGCTAGAAAGCGCCGCCGCAAGTCGtcgccccctgccgccgccgcggcTGCACGGGACGGGAGGAAGCTCCTCGTCGGCGAAGTCGTCGAG GTGCTGAGTTGTGATCAAGGACTACGTGGCTCCTGGCATAAGGCTATTGTTATTGGTATTCTGGAAAATGCTCGCGCAGTCAGATATACTGATTTCATTGATGAAAATGGGTCACCTCTTGTTGAGAATGTTCAAGTGTCAGATGCCATTGATGGTAAGTCAAGTATGCCTGAGGAACTCATTCGTGGCAACATTAGGCCAATGTGTCCACATCAAGCACTGCAGGTGTCTCATGCAAGCTATGGACTTTGTGTTGACGCACTCATAGAAAGTTCCTACTGGGAAGGTGTTATTGCTGATCATGCTGAAGGCTCTATGGAAAGGAAAGTCCTTTTCCCTGATGAAGGTGATGAATGCATTATAGAAGTTGATCAGCTACGTCTTACTCAAGACTGGGATGAAGCTACAGGGGAATGGAAACCACGTGGAATCTGGTCATTTCTGCAGATACTTTTGTCACATGAAGAGAGAGATGGTTTACCTGTGTCAATCAGGCAGATATGGTTTGACTTAAGATCCAAACCTTCTTTTAAGACTGATGCCAAAATGTGGATGTGTGGAACAGAAGATTTTTGGGAGAGATCACTTGCAGATGTCATTGCTGAATTGTGGTCTCTATGTGACAAGCCTACCCTAGATGGATATCAAGTGGAAGCAGTTCAGAAGGATACAGTTGAGACCACTGTCTTGGATAGGCTGGATCCATTCCAAGCATTATCAGAATACATCTCATGCTATCGGAATAATAGGAAAAATGCTCTTATCAAAAAAGAGTGGGCAAAGCAACACCTTAAATCTTCAGGATGGACCTTTCTGGATGACAGACCTAAGAACAAGTTTTACATCTCACCTGATGGTAAGCGGTTTCCATCTTTTCTAGGAGCATGCCAGGCGTGTTTGGCTGCAAAAGAAGCAAATGGTTACCAATATGATCATACAGAAAATTTGCATCTAGACAGTATGAGTCTGGTGCACAAGAATGCATGCTACAACCAGACACACATGGATCTTGCCTTGGTAAAGAACAAGTCCAATGATAAATGGATCACGAGCCCATCAAGATCTTGGGAATTGGTTCAACTGGATGCTGAATTTTCCCCACAGATAGTTTCCCTTCTTGCTAGTTATCAAGATGGCACAACTGTCCTTCAGAGGACAATTGATAGAACTCTGAGTGTGAAGCTGAAGAAGCATCTATTGGCACTGGGTTGGAGTATTAAGTTCAAAAAGGACGAAATTCAAGAAAATGGCCATCataaacacactacaagatacCGGTACGAGTCACCTTATGGGAAGACTTATGTTTCTATCATTCAGGTAATATGCAGTTTGATAGTTGGAGGCGTTAAACAAGATGACAGGCCCAGCTATCGGACAGCAGCAAAAGGTGCTCATTTGACAGTGTCAACTGGCCTGGCAAGGCTCAATAAACGTAAACGAAGGGATAAAACTGATGCTCTTGAAAAATACATAGACTATATGAAAACTGATAAGCAAAATTCCAGGAGGAGGAAACTGTTGAGATCAAATGCTCAGAAGTTTCTCAAATCTGCTGGGTGGAATTTTTGGTTAAAGAAAAAGTCTAGAAACAAATTGGAGTTGAGGTATGGTGCTCCACATGGCAAGTCTTACAGCTCTTTAGTGGCAGCATGTAAAGGTTACTTGGAAAATGGATATCAGGAGGACAGTGATGCAGACATTAAAATCGCCAACCATGGTTCTGCTGATGGTTCTATGCGTCCATCAAAATTGATAGCACTCAGCGGTGGATTAAAGGATTCAAGTAAAATACAGGGTATGCCTGTTGTAGACAGATGTAGCAACATGTTTACCTTGTCTGCACATCATGGAAAATGTAGGAAAAGAAAACCATCTTCAGTTTCTTTGAACAGTGCACGAGTTCTTTGTTCACATGGACAGATCTTTCCCTGTCGGCATCACGTGAAGACAGTTTTGTCTTTGTTGGTAGAGAAAAATATTGTGGTACCAAGGGATAAGGTTACATATAAGCGAAGTGATGGACCTGGTATAAAGGAAGGTTCCATCAGCAGAGATGGAATAAAATGCATGTGTTGTAATGAATTATTCACTGTGGAGAATTTTGAGGTTCATGCTGGGAGCAGTACACCATTACCTTCGGCTCATATGTTTTTAAAGGATGGAAGGTCCCTATCACAGTGTTTAGTTGAATTCATGGGTGGAAACAAGCCCAGAGATCCACTGCATGTGCGCTTGAAGGGGAGTAGTTCTGATCTGGAAAGTGATTCGATATGCTCTGTGTGCCATGATGGTGGGGATTTATTACTTTGTGACAATTGCCCATCATCTTATCATTATGATTGTGTCGGCTTGGAG GCCATTCCAGAAGGAAGCTGGTATTGTCCATCCTGCAGATGCGGTATTTGTAACTTGAGTGATTATGATCCTGATATCAGCCAATTCACTGAGAAGACCATAGTGTACTGTGATCAGTGTGAACGGGAAT ATCATGTCGGTTGCACTAGAAATAGTGACCATCAGCTTATCTGCCGACCAGAAGGTTGTTGGTTTTGCAGCAGGGGATGCTCAAAT GTATTTCAACATTTGCAAGAAGTCATTGGGAAACAAGTTCCAACTCCAATCGAAGGCTTATCTTGCACTATCTTGAAATTTTGTAGAGCGAACGGCAGTGACCATGGCGATTATGATGATGAGATAATGGCAGAGCATTATGGCAAGTTGTGCATTGCAGTTGATATTCTTCATGAATGCTTTGTTACTATTATCGAGCCTCGCACACAGAGTGATATTTCTGAGGATATTGTCTTCAATAGAGA ATCAGAACTCAGACGACTAAATTTTAGGGGATTCTACATAATACTTCTCCAGAAAGGTGGTGAACTAGTATCTGTCGGCACTTTTAG GATTTGCGGCCAGAAGTTTGCTGAGCTGCCTCTGATCGGTACAAGATCTCTATACCGTCGTCAAGGAATGTGTCGACTTCTAATTAATGAACTGGAAAAG TTGCTTTTAGACTTGGGGGTGGAAAGACTTCTATTACCGGCAGTTCCTGAACTTTTGCAAACATGGACATGCTCATTTGGTTTCACAGTTATGTCAAATTCTGAGAGGCTTGAGTTGGCAGGGAATAGCATTCTCAGTTTCCAGGGAACCACCATGTGTCAGAAGATTTTAAATGTTGCACACAACATTTCACAAGATAGAAGTATTCCATCAATGTCCAATTCTGAGAGAATGGGGTTAGCAGAGAACATGGTGGTGAAGAAGGCATTTATTCCATTGACAGTGGAGCCAGACCATCATGTTGATTTGATTGTGGAGCCTGAGCTAGTAATGAAAATTGAGAATAACAGCAGTGAGGAGGGTATTTCTTCAATTGATCCGCTGACTAGTATGCCAGACCCTCAAGTTGGTTTGGCAGTGGGGCCAGAGATGGTACCGGTAAGTCGGGAAAACAAAGATAAAGAGGGTATTTGTTTCATTGATGCTCCAACTTGTCCGCCAGATCCTCAAGTTGATTTAACAACGGGCATTCATGAGCAATCATTTGTCAG ATCAGTGCAACGAGAATTGCACTTTGAATATAACA CCTAA
- the LOC100384354 gene encoding uncharacterized protein isoform X5 has product MASGAARKRRRKSSPPAAAAAARDGRKLLVGEVVEVLSCDQGLRGSWHKAIVIGILENARAVRYTDFIDENGSPLVENVQVSDAIDGKSSMPEELIRGNIRPMCPHQALQVSHASYGLCVDALIESSYWEGVIADHAEGSMERKVLFPDEGDECIIEVDQLRLTQDWDEATGEWKPRGIWSFLQILLSHEERDGLPVSIRQIWFDLRSKPSFKTDAKMWMCGTEDFWERSLADVIAELWSLCDKPTLDGYQVEAVQKDTVETTVLDRLDPFQALSEYISCYRNNRKNALIKKEWAKQHLKSSGWTFLDDRPKNKFYISPDGKRFPSFLGACQACLAAKEANGYQYDHTENLHLDSMSLVHKNACYNQTHMDLALVKNKSNDKWITSPSRSWELVQLDAEFSPQIVSLLASYQDGTTVLQRTIDRTLSVKLKKHLLALGWSIKFKKDEIQENGHHKHTTRYRYESPYGKTYVSIIQVICSLIVGGVKQDDRPSYRTAAKGAHLTVSTGLARLNKRKRRDKTDALEKYIDYMKTDKQNSRRRKLLRSNAQKFLKSAGWNFWLKKKSRNKLELRYGAPHGKSYSSLVAACKGYLENGYQEDSDADIKIANHGSADGSMRPSKLIALSGGLKDSSKIQGMPVVDRCSNMFTLSAHHGKCRKRKPSSVSLNSARVLCSHGQIFPCRHHVKTVLSLLVEKNIVVPRDKVTYKRSDGPGIKEGSISRDGIKCMCCNELFTVENFEVHAGSSTPLPSAHMFLKDGRSLSQCLVEFMGGNKPRDPLHVRLKGSSSDLESDSICSVCHDGGDLLLCDNCPSSYHYDCVGLEVEAIPEGSWYCPSCRCGICNLSDYDPDISQFTEKTIVYCDQCEREYHVGCTRNSDHQLICRPEGCWFCSRGCSNVFQHLQEVIGKQVPTPIEGLSCTILKFCRANGSDHGDYDDEIMAEHYGKLCIAVDILHECFVTIIEPRTQSDISEDIVFNRESELRRLNFRGFYIILLQKGGELVSVGTFRICGQKFAELPLIGTRSLYRRQGMCRLLINELEKLLLDLGVERLLLPAVPELLQTWTCSFGFTVMSNSERLELAGNSILSFQGTTMCQKILNVAHNISQDRSIPSMSNSERMGLAENMVVKKAFIPLTVEPDHHVDLIVEPELVMKIENNSSEEGISSIDPLTSMPDPQVGLAVGPEMVPVSRENKDKEGICFIDAPTCPPDPQVDLTTGIHEQSFVRSVQRELHFEYNT; this is encoded by the exons ATGGCGAGCGGGGCGGCTAGAAAGCGCCGCCGCAAGTCGtcgccccctgccgccgccgcggcTGCACGGGACGGGAGGAAGCTCCTCGTCGGCGAAGTCGTCGAG GTGCTGAGTTGTGATCAAGGACTACGTGGCTCCTGGCATAAGGCTATTGTTATTGGTATTCTGGAAAATGCTCGCGCAGTCAGATATACTGATTTCATTGATGAAAATGGGTCACCTCTTGTTGAGAATGTTCAAGTGTCAGATGCCATTGATGGTAAGTCAAGTATGCCTGAGGAACTCATTCGTGGCAACATTAGGCCAATGTGTCCACATCAAGCACTGCAGGTGTCTCATGCAAGCTATGGACTTTGTGTTGACGCACTCATAGAAAGTTCCTACTGGGAAGGTGTTATTGCTGATCATGCTGAAGGCTCTATGGAAAGGAAAGTCCTTTTCCCTGATGAAGGTGATGAATGCATTATAGAAGTTGATCAGCTACGTCTTACTCAAGACTGGGATGAAGCTACAGGGGAATGGAAACCACGTGGAATCTGGTCATTTCTGCAGATACTTTTGTCACATGAAGAGAGAGATGGTTTACCTGTGTCAATCAGGCAGATATGGTTTGACTTAAGATCCAAACCTTCTTTTAAGACTGATGCCAAAATGTGGATGTGTGGAACAGAAGATTTTTGGGAGAGATCACTTGCAGATGTCATTGCTGAATTGTGGTCTCTATGTGACAAGCCTACCCTAGATGGATATCAAGTGGAAGCAGTTCAGAAGGATACAGTTGAGACCACTGTCTTGGATAGGCTGGATCCATTCCAAGCATTATCAGAATACATCTCATGCTATCGGAATAATAGGAAAAATGCTCTTATCAAAAAAGAGTGGGCAAAGCAACACCTTAAATCTTCAGGATGGACCTTTCTGGATGACAGACCTAAGAACAAGTTTTACATCTCACCTGATGGTAAGCGGTTTCCATCTTTTCTAGGAGCATGCCAGGCGTGTTTGGCTGCAAAAGAAGCAAATGGTTACCAATATGATCATACAGAAAATTTGCATCTAGACAGTATGAGTCTGGTGCACAAGAATGCATGCTACAACCAGACACACATGGATCTTGCCTTGGTAAAGAACAAGTCCAATGATAAATGGATCACGAGCCCATCAAGATCTTGGGAATTGGTTCAACTGGATGCTGAATTTTCCCCACAGATAGTTTCCCTTCTTGCTAGTTATCAAGATGGCACAACTGTCCTTCAGAGGACAATTGATAGAACTCTGAGTGTGAAGCTGAAGAAGCATCTATTGGCACTGGGTTGGAGTATTAAGTTCAAAAAGGACGAAATTCAAGAAAATGGCCATCataaacacactacaagatacCGGTACGAGTCACCTTATGGGAAGACTTATGTTTCTATCATTCAGGTAATATGCAGTTTGATAGTTGGAGGCGTTAAACAAGATGACAGGCCCAGCTATCGGACAGCAGCAAAAGGTGCTCATTTGACAGTGTCAACTGGCCTGGCAAGGCTCAATAAACGTAAACGAAGGGATAAAACTGATGCTCTTGAAAAATACATAGACTATATGAAAACTGATAAGCAAAATTCCAGGAGGAGGAAACTGTTGAGATCAAATGCTCAGAAGTTTCTCAAATCTGCTGGGTGGAATTTTTGGTTAAAGAAAAAGTCTAGAAACAAATTGGAGTTGAGGTATGGTGCTCCACATGGCAAGTCTTACAGCTCTTTAGTGGCAGCATGTAAAGGTTACTTGGAAAATGGATATCAGGAGGACAGTGATGCAGACATTAAAATCGCCAACCATGGTTCTGCTGATGGTTCTATGCGTCCATCAAAATTGATAGCACTCAGCGGTGGATTAAAGGATTCAAGTAAAATACAGGGTATGCCTGTTGTAGACAGATGTAGCAACATGTTTACCTTGTCTGCACATCATGGAAAATGTAGGAAAAGAAAACCATCTTCAGTTTCTTTGAACAGTGCACGAGTTCTTTGTTCACATGGACAGATCTTTCCCTGTCGGCATCACGTGAAGACAGTTTTGTCTTTGTTGGTAGAGAAAAATATTGTGGTACCAAGGGATAAGGTTACATATAAGCGAAGTGATGGACCTGGTATAAAGGAAGGTTCCATCAGCAGAGATGGAATAAAATGCATGTGTTGTAATGAATTATTCACTGTGGAGAATTTTGAGGTTCATGCTGGGAGCAGTACACCATTACCTTCGGCTCATATGTTTTTAAAGGATGGAAGGTCCCTATCACAGTGTTTAGTTGAATTCATGGGTGGAAACAAGCCCAGAGATCCACTGCATGTGCGCTTGAAGGGGAGTAGTTCTGATCTGGAAAGTGATTCGATATGCTCTGTGTGCCATGATGGTGGGGATTTATTACTTTGTGACAATTGCCCATCATCTTATCATTATGATTGTGTCGGCTTGGAGGTAGAG GCCATTCCAGAAGGAAGCTGGTATTGTCCATCCTGCAGATGCGGTATTTGTAACTTGAGTGATTATGATCCTGATATCAGCCAATTCACTGAGAAGACCATAGTGTACTGTGATCAGTGTGAACGGGAAT ATCATGTCGGTTGCACTAGAAATAGTGACCATCAGCTTATCTGCCGACCAGAAGGTTGTTGGTTTTGCAGCAGGGGATGCTCAAAT GTATTTCAACATTTGCAAGAAGTCATTGGGAAACAAGTTCCAACTCCAATCGAAGGCTTATCTTGCACTATCTTGAAATTTTGTAGAGCGAACGGCAGTGACCATGGCGATTATGATGATGAGATAATGGCAGAGCATTATGGCAAGTTGTGCATTGCAGTTGATATTCTTCATGAATGCTTTGTTACTATTATCGAGCCTCGCACACAGAGTGATATTTCTGAGGATATTGTCTTCAATAGAGA ATCAGAACTCAGACGACTAAATTTTAGGGGATTCTACATAATACTTCTCCAGAAAGGTGGTGAACTAGTATCTGTCGGCACTTTTAG GATTTGCGGCCAGAAGTTTGCTGAGCTGCCTCTGATCGGTACAAGATCTCTATACCGTCGTCAAGGAATGTGTCGACTTCTAATTAATGAACTGGAAAAG TTGCTTTTAGACTTGGGGGTGGAAAGACTTCTATTACCGGCAGTTCCTGAACTTTTGCAAACATGGACATGCTCATTTGGTTTCACAGTTATGTCAAATTCTGAGAGGCTTGAGTTGGCAGGGAATAGCATTCTCAGTTTCCAGGGAACCACCATGTGTCAGAAGATTTTAAATGTTGCACACAACATTTCACAAGATAGAAGTATTCCATCAATGTCCAATTCTGAGAGAATGGGGTTAGCAGAGAACATGGTGGTGAAGAAGGCATTTATTCCATTGACAGTGGAGCCAGACCATCATGTTGATTTGATTGTGGAGCCTGAGCTAGTAATGAAAATTGAGAATAACAGCAGTGAGGAGGGTATTTCTTCAATTGATCCGCTGACTAGTATGCCAGACCCTCAAGTTGGTTTGGCAGTGGGGCCAGAGATGGTACCGGTAAGTCGGGAAAACAAAGATAAAGAGGGTATTTGTTTCATTGATGCTCCAACTTGTCCGCCAGATCCTCAAGTTGATTTAACAACGGGCATTCATGAGCAATCATTTGTCAG ATCAGTGCAACGAGAATTGCACTTTGAATATAACA CCTAA
- the LOC100384354 gene encoding uncharacterized protein isoform X3, with the protein MASGAARKRRRKSSPPAAAAAARDGRKLLVGEVVEVLSCDQGLRGSWHKAIVIGILENARAVRYTDFIDENGSPLVENVQVSDAIDGKSSMPEELIRGNIRPMCPHQALQVSHASYGLCVDALIESSYWEGVIADHAEGSMERKVLFPDEGDECIIEVDQLRLTQDWDEATGEWKPRGIWSFLQILLSHEERDGLPVSIRQIWFDLRSKPSFKTDAKMWMCGTEDFWERSLADVIAELWSLCDKPTLDGYQVEAVQKDTVETTVLDRLDPFQALSEYISCYRNNRKNALIKKEWAKQHLKSSGWTFLDDRPKNKFYISPDGKRFPSFLGACQACLAAKEANGYQYDHTENLHLDSMSLVHKNACYNQTHMDLALVKNKSNDKWITSPSRSWELVQLDAEFSPQIVSLLASYQDGTTVLQRTIDRTLSVKLKKHLLALGWSIKFKKDEIQENGHHKHTTRYRYESPYGKTYVSIIQVICSLIVGGVKQDDRPSYRTAAKGAHLTVSTGLARLNKRKRRDKTDALEKYIDYMKTDKQNSRRRKLLRSNAQKFLKSAGWNFWLKKKSRNKLELRYGAPHGKSYSSLVAACKGYLENGYQEDSDADIKIANHGSADGSMRPSKLIALSGGLKDSSKIQGMPVVDRCSNMFTLSAHHGKCRKRKPSSVSLNSARVLCSHGQIFPCRHHVKTVLSLLVEKNIVVPRDKVTYKRSDGPGIKEGSISRDGIKCMCCNELFTVENFEVHAGSSTPLPSAHMFLKDGRSLSQCLVEFMGGNKPRDPLHVRLKGSSSDLESDSICSVCHDGGDLLLCDNCPSSYHYDCVGLEVEAIPEGSWYCPSCRCGICNLSDYDPDISQFTEKTIVYCDQCEREYHVGCTRNSDHQLICRPEGCWFCSRGCSNVFQHLQEVIGKQVPTPIEGLSCTILKFCRANGSDHGDYDDEIMAEHYGKLCIAVDILHECFVTIIEPRTQSDISEDIVFNRESELRRLNFRGFYIILLQKGGELVSVGTFRICGQKFAELPLIGTRSLYRRQGMCRLLINELEKLLLDLGVERLLLPAVPELLQTWTCSFGFTVMSNSERLELAGNSILSFQGTTMCQKILNVAHNISQDRSIPSMSNSERMGLAENMVVKKAFIPLTVEPDHHVDLIVEPELVMKIENNSSEEGISSIDPLTSMPDPQVGLAVGPEMVPVSRENKDKEGICFIDAPTCPPDPQVDLTTGIHEQSFVSLTQLQDWNTSSQENAMSG; encoded by the exons ATGGCGAGCGGGGCGGCTAGAAAGCGCCGCCGCAAGTCGtcgccccctgccgccgccgcggcTGCACGGGACGGGAGGAAGCTCCTCGTCGGCGAAGTCGTCGAG GTGCTGAGTTGTGATCAAGGACTACGTGGCTCCTGGCATAAGGCTATTGTTATTGGTATTCTGGAAAATGCTCGCGCAGTCAGATATACTGATTTCATTGATGAAAATGGGTCACCTCTTGTTGAGAATGTTCAAGTGTCAGATGCCATTGATGGTAAGTCAAGTATGCCTGAGGAACTCATTCGTGGCAACATTAGGCCAATGTGTCCACATCAAGCACTGCAGGTGTCTCATGCAAGCTATGGACTTTGTGTTGACGCACTCATAGAAAGTTCCTACTGGGAAGGTGTTATTGCTGATCATGCTGAAGGCTCTATGGAAAGGAAAGTCCTTTTCCCTGATGAAGGTGATGAATGCATTATAGAAGTTGATCAGCTACGTCTTACTCAAGACTGGGATGAAGCTACAGGGGAATGGAAACCACGTGGAATCTGGTCATTTCTGCAGATACTTTTGTCACATGAAGAGAGAGATGGTTTACCTGTGTCAATCAGGCAGATATGGTTTGACTTAAGATCCAAACCTTCTTTTAAGACTGATGCCAAAATGTGGATGTGTGGAACAGAAGATTTTTGGGAGAGATCACTTGCAGATGTCATTGCTGAATTGTGGTCTCTATGTGACAAGCCTACCCTAGATGGATATCAAGTGGAAGCAGTTCAGAAGGATACAGTTGAGACCACTGTCTTGGATAGGCTGGATCCATTCCAAGCATTATCAGAATACATCTCATGCTATCGGAATAATAGGAAAAATGCTCTTATCAAAAAAGAGTGGGCAAAGCAACACCTTAAATCTTCAGGATGGACCTTTCTGGATGACAGACCTAAGAACAAGTTTTACATCTCACCTGATGGTAAGCGGTTTCCATCTTTTCTAGGAGCATGCCAGGCGTGTTTGGCTGCAAAAGAAGCAAATGGTTACCAATATGATCATACAGAAAATTTGCATCTAGACAGTATGAGTCTGGTGCACAAGAATGCATGCTACAACCAGACACACATGGATCTTGCCTTGGTAAAGAACAAGTCCAATGATAAATGGATCACGAGCCCATCAAGATCTTGGGAATTGGTTCAACTGGATGCTGAATTTTCCCCACAGATAGTTTCCCTTCTTGCTAGTTATCAAGATGGCACAACTGTCCTTCAGAGGACAATTGATAGAACTCTGAGTGTGAAGCTGAAGAAGCATCTATTGGCACTGGGTTGGAGTATTAAGTTCAAAAAGGACGAAATTCAAGAAAATGGCCATCataaacacactacaagatacCGGTACGAGTCACCTTATGGGAAGACTTATGTTTCTATCATTCAGGTAATATGCAGTTTGATAGTTGGAGGCGTTAAACAAGATGACAGGCCCAGCTATCGGACAGCAGCAAAAGGTGCTCATTTGACAGTGTCAACTGGCCTGGCAAGGCTCAATAAACGTAAACGAAGGGATAAAACTGATGCTCTTGAAAAATACATAGACTATATGAAAACTGATAAGCAAAATTCCAGGAGGAGGAAACTGTTGAGATCAAATGCTCAGAAGTTTCTCAAATCTGCTGGGTGGAATTTTTGGTTAAAGAAAAAGTCTAGAAACAAATTGGAGTTGAGGTATGGTGCTCCACATGGCAAGTCTTACAGCTCTTTAGTGGCAGCATGTAAAGGTTACTTGGAAAATGGATATCAGGAGGACAGTGATGCAGACATTAAAATCGCCAACCATGGTTCTGCTGATGGTTCTATGCGTCCATCAAAATTGATAGCACTCAGCGGTGGATTAAAGGATTCAAGTAAAATACAGGGTATGCCTGTTGTAGACAGATGTAGCAACATGTTTACCTTGTCTGCACATCATGGAAAATGTAGGAAAAGAAAACCATCTTCAGTTTCTTTGAACAGTGCACGAGTTCTTTGTTCACATGGACAGATCTTTCCCTGTCGGCATCACGTGAAGACAGTTTTGTCTTTGTTGGTAGAGAAAAATATTGTGGTACCAAGGGATAAGGTTACATATAAGCGAAGTGATGGACCTGGTATAAAGGAAGGTTCCATCAGCAGAGATGGAATAAAATGCATGTGTTGTAATGAATTATTCACTGTGGAGAATTTTGAGGTTCATGCTGGGAGCAGTACACCATTACCTTCGGCTCATATGTTTTTAAAGGATGGAAGGTCCCTATCACAGTGTTTAGTTGAATTCATGGGTGGAAACAAGCCCAGAGATCCACTGCATGTGCGCTTGAAGGGGAGTAGTTCTGATCTGGAAAGTGATTCGATATGCTCTGTGTGCCATGATGGTGGGGATTTATTACTTTGTGACAATTGCCCATCATCTTATCATTATGATTGTGTCGGCTTGGAGGTAGAG GCCATTCCAGAAGGAAGCTGGTATTGTCCATCCTGCAGATGCGGTATTTGTAACTTGAGTGATTATGATCCTGATATCAGCCAATTCACTGAGAAGACCATAGTGTACTGTGATCAGTGTGAACGGGAAT ATCATGTCGGTTGCACTAGAAATAGTGACCATCAGCTTATCTGCCGACCAGAAGGTTGTTGGTTTTGCAGCAGGGGATGCTCAAAT GTATTTCAACATTTGCAAGAAGTCATTGGGAAACAAGTTCCAACTCCAATCGAAGGCTTATCTTGCACTATCTTGAAATTTTGTAGAGCGAACGGCAGTGACCATGGCGATTATGATGATGAGATAATGGCAGAGCATTATGGCAAGTTGTGCATTGCAGTTGATATTCTTCATGAATGCTTTGTTACTATTATCGAGCCTCGCACACAGAGTGATATTTCTGAGGATATTGTCTTCAATAGAGA ATCAGAACTCAGACGACTAAATTTTAGGGGATTCTACATAATACTTCTCCAGAAAGGTGGTGAACTAGTATCTGTCGGCACTTTTAG GATTTGCGGCCAGAAGTTTGCTGAGCTGCCTCTGATCGGTACAAGATCTCTATACCGTCGTCAAGGAATGTGTCGACTTCTAATTAATGAACTGGAAAAG TTGCTTTTAGACTTGGGGGTGGAAAGACTTCTATTACCGGCAGTTCCTGAACTTTTGCAAACATGGACATGCTCATTTGGTTTCACAGTTATGTCAAATTCTGAGAGGCTTGAGTTGGCAGGGAATAGCATTCTCAGTTTCCAGGGAACCACCATGTGTCAGAAGATTTTAAATGTTGCACACAACATTTCACAAGATAGAAGTATTCCATCAATGTCCAATTCTGAGAGAATGGGGTTAGCAGAGAACATGGTGGTGAAGAAGGCATTTATTCCATTGACAGTGGAGCCAGACCATCATGTTGATTTGATTGTGGAGCCTGAGCTAGTAATGAAAATTGAGAATAACAGCAGTGAGGAGGGTATTTCTTCAATTGATCCGCTGACTAGTATGCCAGACCCTCAAGTTGGTTTGGCAGTGGGGCCAGAGATGGTACCGGTAAGTCGGGAAAACAAAGATAAAGAGGGTATTTGTTTCATTGATGCTCCAACTTGTCCGCCAGATCCTCAAGTTGATTTAACAACGGGCATTCATGAGCAATCATTTGTCAG CCTAACACAGCTTCAGGATTGGAATACAAGTTCTCAGGAAAATGCTATGAGCGGGTAA